The following coding sequences lie in one Listeria ivanovii subsp. londoniensis genomic window:
- a CDS encoding LapB repeat-containing protein, with translation MKKFYLSVVIICLVFSAIIPIPATVYAETTTEDASPNSAEEKNVPETEISEKEATNPDTLKEESTDSSVTPTEETTSKQKEKAPAAQVFAAGDTYIDTFPDENLAKVIALQITGSYDTTQVVTQNQLDSVTTLNASAKNIADATGIGELTNLTSINLSQNQLTSIAPITNLSALTTLDVSDNLLNTISITSGQNIANLSTLNLSNNPSITSLTIEDLPNLTNINTTIGVGQTSLLEELTLSNLPLLTTAGKNSSNAVNFSNYSTALTTIKLASLPKIITIDFDSNFIADADIQNMAALNYIDLHGNKLTDVSKLLNLPVLTSLDLSSNQLTTTGVSGLFQLDSLQILNLDTNSLNSFELDANNDLPNLSNLSLRYNPTITKLHIEDQPKLVIIYMTLNSNQTSLLEELTLSNLPALTSTGAGTSNTINFSGYSDVLRTVKLNALPKIQTADLDSNLINNIDVQNMAALTYLDLNSNELSDITKLANLPVLNHLDVTSNQLTNTGIANITQLDALQTLELDSNKLTSFVLDADNDLPNLTGLYLRYMPTITKITMENQPNLVTVLLTLNSSDNSLLEELTLSNLPNLATAGNNTSSGINFAGYSDQLSAVNLTSLPKVSLIDLSENSLTNVNIQDMGILNYINLDSNNIADISNLVKLPTLSNLQVNNNQLGVLPTNLETEAPALTTLFATNQTISLPNKIVTGNLSIANEISNNGVISTPTTISNNGEYQDGNINWEYDNIKNLSNVSYNFSEPVKYSSTSGTFSGTVTQPITVSLAPVITADDSISYPKFSEITEAEFLTDIQATTSDGSSISSNFETVVDFSTAGNYTVTLNAVNSDGVAADPVIVIVTVEKAPAPIITADNEITYMKHSTISSAEFLSDVHAATNDGSPITSDFTTVVDFDIAGDYTVTLQSVNSDGIAANPVSVTVHIAKDPAPIITADDDISYAKNSTVDSQQFYDDIHATTSDGSAITSDFDTATDFTTAGDYDVTLNSVNSDGVAANPVTVVVHIDKDPAPIITADSSISYPKDSSVDSQQFYTDIHASTNDGSPITSNFDNVVDFSSAGDYTVTLNSVNTDGVAANPVTVTVTVEKAPAPIITANSEITYMKHSIISSAEFLTDIQATTNDGSPITSDFATVVDFETAGDYTVTLNALNVDGVAANPVSVTVHIAKDPAPIITADSEISYPKNSSVNSQQFYNDIHASTSDGSAITSDFDTATDFTTAGDYTVTLQSINEDGVSAAPVLVTIHVEKAPAPVITADSEISYTTNSTITPEKFYTDIHATTSDGSSITSDFSTVVDFQVAGDYTVTLQSVNVDGVPADPVSVTVHIVKAAAPVITADSNISYAKNSTIDSQEFYSDIQATTDDGSPITSDFDTVVNFQVAGDYTVTLQSVNEDGVAANPVSVIVHIDKSPAPVISADSKVSYAEKSTVSSQQFYKDIHATTNDGSVITSNFDTVVNFQVAGDYKVTLRAVNEDGVAANPAFVIVHIEKAPAPVISADSDISYKKNSKITIQQFYDSIHATTSDGSPITSDFESVVNFTVTGDYTVTLQSINSDGVIARPVQVIVHITAGEPTPPDNTGNDGSNTSQPKHHAEKGQPNITLPHTGDTNNSLMGIVFLFIASSILFVMSKNKKGSRK, from the coding sequence ATGAAAAAATTCTATCTATCTGTTGTGATAATATGCCTTGTTTTTAGTGCAATTATCCCTATCCCTGCGACTGTTTATGCAGAAACTACTACCGAAGATGCTTCACCTAATAGTGCAGAAGAAAAAAACGTGCCAGAAACTGAGATAAGCGAAAAGGAAGCAACTAATCCAGACACACTAAAAGAGGAAAGCACAGATTCTAGCGTTACTCCTACTGAAGAAACTACCTCTAAACAAAAAGAAAAAGCTCCTGCAGCTCAAGTTTTTGCAGCTGGTGACACCTATATAGATACATTTCCAGATGAAAATCTTGCTAAAGTCATTGCCCTGCAAATAACTGGAAGCTACGATACAACTCAAGTAGTCACACAAAATCAGCTTGATTCAGTAACCACTTTGAACGCCTCTGCAAAAAATATTGCCGATGCAACTGGAATAGGTGAGTTAACCAATCTTACTTCGATTAATTTAAGTCAGAATCAACTTACAAGTATTGCGCCAATTACTAATCTCTCTGCTTTAACCACTCTTGATGTATCTGATAATTTACTTAATACCATAAGTATTACTAGTGGGCAAAATATAGCTAATCTAAGCACACTCAACTTATCGAATAATCCATCAATAACCAGCTTAACTATCGAGGACTTACCGAATCTAACCAATATTAATACAACCATTGGCGTCGGACAAACTTCTCTTTTAGAAGAATTGACTCTTTCCAATCTTCCTTTACTAACTACTGCTGGGAAAAACTCTTCCAATGCGGTTAATTTTTCTAATTATTCTACGGCCCTCACTACAATCAAACTAGCATCTCTACCTAAAATAATAACCATTGACTTTGATAGTAACTTTATTGCGGATGCAGATATTCAAAATATGGCCGCATTAAATTATATCGATTTGCATGGGAATAAATTAACAGACGTAAGTAAACTGCTAAATCTTCCTGTACTAACCTCTCTAGATTTAAGTTCTAATCAATTAACAACAACTGGTGTGTCAGGATTATTCCAATTAGACTCTTTACAAATTCTCAATTTAGATACTAATTCACTCAACAGTTTTGAATTAGATGCGAATAATGACTTACCTAATTTAAGTAATTTATCCCTAAGATACAACCCAACAATTACTAAACTACACATTGAAGATCAACCAAAATTAGTTATCATTTATATGACTCTCAACAGCAATCAAACTTCCCTTTTGGAAGAGCTGACGCTGTCAAATCTTCCTGCATTAACTAGTACTGGAGCTGGTACTTCTAATACCATTAATTTCTCTGGCTATTCGGATGTCCTTCGTACGGTCAAACTAAATGCACTTCCAAAAATCCAGACTGCGGATTTAGATAGTAATTTGATAAACAATATAGACGTGCAAAACATGGCTGCACTGACTTATCTAGATTTAAACTCTAATGAGTTAAGTGATATCACAAAATTGGCCAACTTACCTGTTTTAAATCACCTGGATGTAACTTCTAATCAACTAACTAACACCGGCATAGCAAACATCACACAGTTGGATGCCTTACAAACATTAGAACTAGATTCCAACAAGTTAACTAGCTTTGTTTTAGATGCTGATAATGACTTGCCTAACTTGACTGGATTATACCTAAGATATATGCCAACGATTACAAAAATAACTATGGAAAATCAACCCAATCTTGTTACAGTCCTTTTAACGCTTAATAGCAGCGATAATTCACTTTTGGAGGAATTAACACTTTCTAATTTGCCAAACTTAGCTACTGCCGGCAATAATACTTCTAGTGGGATTAATTTTGCTGGCTATTCTGATCAACTTTCTGCAGTTAATTTAACTTCACTTCCAAAAGTTTCCCTAATCGATCTTAGTGAAAACAGTCTCACAAATGTTAATATACAAGACATGGGAATTTTAAATTATATAAATCTAGATTCCAACAATATAGCAGATATTAGTAATTTGGTGAAGCTTCCTACGTTAAGCAACCTCCAAGTTAATAATAATCAACTTGGCGTTTTACCAACAAACTTAGAAACAGAAGCACCCGCTCTTACAACTTTATTTGCTACTAATCAAACAATATCATTACCAAATAAAATTGTAACTGGGAATTTATCCATTGCTAATGAAATTAGTAACAATGGCGTTATTTCTACCCCAACGACTATCTCGAATAACGGTGAATATCAAGATGGTAATATTAATTGGGAGTACGACAACATTAAAAATTTATCCAATGTGTCTTATAATTTTAGTGAGCCGGTTAAGTACTCCTCTACATCAGGAACATTTTCAGGCACAGTTACTCAACCAATTACAGTTTCATTAGCACCAGTAATTACTGCTGATGACAGTATTTCTTATCCAAAATTTTCGGAAATTACAGAAGCAGAATTTCTAACCGATATTCAAGCAACGACCAGCGATGGCTCTTCCATCTCAAGCAATTTTGAAACTGTAGTTGATTTTTCAACAGCAGGAAACTACACCGTTACTTTAAATGCAGTGAACTCAGATGGCGTCGCTGCTGATCCAGTAATAGTTATTGTCACCGTTGAAAAAGCACCTGCTCCGATTATTACTGCAGATAACGAAATTACTTACATGAAGCATAGTACTATTAGTTCCGCCGAGTTTTTAAGCGATGTTCATGCAGCAACGAATGATGGCTCTCCAATTACAAGCGATTTTACAACTGTAGTGGATTTTGATATTGCTGGAGATTATACCGTCACACTTCAATCGGTGAACTCAGATGGTATCGCTGCGAATCCTGTTAGTGTTACTGTCCACATTGCAAAAGACCCTGCACCAATTATTACTGCTGATGATGATATTTCATATGCAAAAAATAGCACCGTTGATAGCCAACAATTTTATGATGATATACACGCAACTACTAGTGATGGATCAGCTATTACCAGTGATTTTGATACTGCTACAGACTTTACGACAGCTGGAGATTACGATGTGACTTTGAATTCTGTGAACTCAGATGGGGTCGCTGCGAATCCAGTAACAGTCGTTGTCCACATTGATAAAGATCCAGCACCAATCATTACCGCAGATAGCTCGATTTCTTATCCGAAAGATAGTTCCGTTGATAGCCAACAATTTTATACTGATATCCATGCATCTACCAACGATGGTTCTCCGATTACCAGTAATTTTGATAATGTAGTAGACTTTTCCAGTGCTGGAGATTACACGGTCACTTTGAATTCTGTGAATACAGATGGGGTCGCTGCGAATCCAGTAACGGTCACTGTGACAGTTGAAAAAGCACCTGCGCCAATTATTACTGCCAATAGCGAAATCACCTATATGAAACACAGTATCATTAGTTCTGCGGAGTTTTTAACCGATATTCAAGCGACTACTAATGATGGTTCTCCGATTACAAGTGATTTTGCAACGGTAGTGGATTTTGAAACAGCTGGAGATTATACAGTTACTTTAAATGCTTTGAACGTGGATGGTGTTGCTGCGAATCCCGTTAGTGTTACTGTTCATATCGCAAAAGATCCTGCACCTATCATTACTGCAGACAGCGAGATTTCTTATCCAAAAAACAGTTCTGTAAATAGCCAACAATTTTACAACGATATCCATGCATCTACTAGTGATGGATCAGCTATTACCAGTGATTTTGATACTGCTACAGACTTTACCACTGCCGGGGATTATACGGTCACACTTCAGTCTATTAATGAAGATGGGGTCTCCGCTGCGCCTGTTTTAGTGACAATACATGTTGAAAAAGCTCCAGCACCAGTAATTACGGCGGATAGTGAAATTTCTTATACAACAAATAGTACTATCACGCCTGAAAAATTCTATACAGATATCCACGCCACCACTAGCGATGGCTCTTCAATAACAAGTGATTTTTCAACTGTAGTCGATTTCCAAGTTGCTGGTGATTACACGGTTACACTACAATCTGTTAATGTAGATGGGGTTCCTGCTGATCCTGTTTCAGTAACAGTGCATATCGTAAAAGCTGCGGCACCTGTTATTACAGCTGATAGCAACATTTCTTACGCCAAAAACAGTACTATTGATAGCCAAGAATTTTATTCAGATATTCAAGCTACCACGGATGACGGATCTCCAATTACCAGTGATTTTGATACGGTAGTTAATTTCCAAGTTGCTGGCGATTATACCGTGACACTTCAATCTGTTAATGAAGATGGTGTGGCCGCTAATCCTGTTTCCGTCATTGTTCATATCGATAAATCACCTGCTCCAGTTATTTCCGCGGATAGCAAAGTATCCTATGCAGAAAAAAGTACAGTGAGTAGTCAACAATTTTATAAAGATATCCATGCAACGACAAACGATGGTTCTGTAATTACAAGCAATTTTGATACGGTTGTCAATTTCCAAGTTGCCGGCGATTACAAAGTTACACTTCGCGCAGTCAATGAAGATGGGGTTGCTGCTAATCCTGCTTTCGTTATCGTTCATATTGAAAAAGCACCTGCTCCAGTTATTTCAGCAGATAGCGATATTTCTTACAAAAAAAATAGTAAGATAACAATTCAGCAGTTTTATGATAGCATTCACGCAACGACAAGTGATGGTTCGCCAATTACAAGCGACTTTGAATCTGTTGTGAACTTCACTGTAACCGGAGACTACACAGTTACATTGCAATCGATAAATAGCGATGGAGTCATAGCTAGACCAGTTCAAGTCATTGTCCATATTACAGCAGGTGAACCTACTCCCCCTGATAATACGGGAAATGATGGAAGTAATACTAGCCAACCAAAACACCATGCAGAAAAAGGCCAACCAAACATTACTCTTCCTCACACTGGAGATACAAATAACAGCCTAATGGGGATAGTCTTCCTCTTTATTGCCTCTAGTATTTTATTTGTAATGAGTAAAAATAAAAAAGGGAGTAGAAAATAA
- a CDS encoding winged helix DNA-binding domain-containing protein, translating to MERSIIIQNRYINQKLAPTEWLQSPQEVVAHFGAIQAQNYGQSLWAVGSRLISPSETTVKAAINEGKVIRTWLLRGTIHLFSADDYHWMIDLTAPMIDKICQPYRTKLGLSNEVLHKASKVVDAFVAGSHRTRKELAEHLAKNELPSAGITFAQLLVYLSSRKIICSGPDETYRDTRHIPVVTKVYTREEAIKELAKRYFQSHAPATLRDFCFWSGFTVTDAKIALADFTQFGDFFINDLVENTVSLETIPLAGFDEWIIGYRNRSIVLDEKWHEEIITKNGIFRPAIITAGKVVAKWEKPKNLTDMKEDYWSRYIQFRNVL from the coding sequence ATGGAAAGAAGTATAATTATTCAAAATCGCTATATCAACCAAAAATTAGCTCCAACTGAATGGCTCCAATCCCCTCAAGAAGTAGTAGCTCACTTTGGTGCGATACAAGCTCAAAATTATGGACAGTCTCTTTGGGCAGTTGGAAGTAGATTAATCTCACCAAGCGAAACTACTGTGAAAGCTGCTATCAATGAAGGAAAAGTTATCCGCACATGGCTTCTAAGAGGTACCATTCACCTTTTTTCTGCAGACGATTACCACTGGATGATTGATTTAACGGCGCCAATGATAGATAAAATCTGCCAGCCTTATCGAACTAAATTAGGGCTTTCCAACGAAGTTCTTCATAAAGCTAGCAAAGTAGTGGATGCCTTTGTAGCAGGTAGCCATCGAACGCGAAAAGAATTAGCTGAACATTTGGCTAAAAACGAATTACCAAGTGCTGGAATTACTTTTGCACAGCTACTTGTTTACTTAAGCTCGCGAAAAATTATTTGTTCTGGCCCGGATGAAACTTACCGTGACACGCGACATATTCCTGTAGTAACGAAAGTTTATACGCGCGAAGAAGCAATCAAAGAATTAGCAAAGCGTTATTTCCAAAGTCATGCACCAGCAACTTTAAGAGATTTTTGCTTTTGGTCAGGATTCACTGTGACAGATGCAAAAATTGCTTTGGCAGATTTCACACAATTTGGAGATTTTTTTATAAATGATTTAGTAGAAAATACAGTTTCGCTTGAAACGATACCTCTCGCTGGATTTGATGAGTGGATTATTGGTTACAGAAATCGTTCCATTGTATTAGATGAAAAATGGCACGAGGAGATTATCACGAAAAACGGTATTTTTAGACCGGCTATCATTACGGCTGGAAAAGTGGTTGCTAAGTGGGAAAAACCGAAAAATCTTACTGATATGAAAGAAGATTATTGGAGCCGTTACATCCAATTTCGTAATGTGCTATAG
- a CDS encoding SpaA isopeptide-forming pilin-related protein, with translation MGLKKGLKLMIIFTLIFTLTTPFFHGGTKAKATELMNVIDSVQVTHTDGSKTGNYDFYESFTTNFIWSAKSNNLKSGDTFTVVFGSNIHLANNLTFPLVTEDNQVAGEAVVDVATRTMTVTFNSYVEGRANVRGTIQLLDTFEIRTISSETVIPLEYTFNGSTTTIDVDVNPTPVVNPDEILIKGGAISKDNPSVINWNSRINFANEPINNAIIVDSLGPGQEFIQDSVVLTKQAFDAYGVDIPPSSVVPTSDYTLTFDSPTKMTLDLGNITQSYRLTYQTKITDTSLDVYTNNIVISGDNIQPYSIDVESDTSSGSGTAGGDFGSFELIKVDKNNHTVNLADAEFTLKSDVTGTIYNLTTNTSGKASLDNLPLGDYTLTETKAPAGYHLDSNPVKVTINSTSKASYTFENEQLPPMNGAVEVTKVDSADATIYLADAEFNLVDENNNVVQTVTTNEAGKADLSNLAPGEYQLIETKAPAGYQIDSTPIPVSVKADETSNITVENVKTPPAPAPQAPQAPVTPTEPSKPVTPKNSNESQISVKEENQKSSKKLPKTGEKNQTLFLALLGVGLLFSAYRLMKTTKAN, from the coding sequence ATGGGGCTGAAAAAAGGGTTAAAATTAATGATTATCTTTACACTTATTTTTACATTAACTACTCCATTTTTTCATGGAGGGACAAAAGCAAAAGCTACCGAACTAATGAATGTGATTGATTCAGTACAAGTAACACATACAGATGGTTCGAAAACAGGTAATTATGATTTTTATGAATCATTTACGACAAATTTTATTTGGTCAGCAAAATCGAATAATTTGAAAAGTGGAGATACATTTACAGTAGTATTTGGTAGTAATATCCACTTAGCAAATAATCTAACGTTTCCGTTGGTGACGGAAGATAATCAAGTTGCAGGGGAAGCAGTTGTCGACGTAGCAACGCGAACAATGACAGTAACGTTCAATAGTTATGTTGAAGGAAGAGCGAATGTGAGAGGTACCATCCAGCTACTGGATACTTTTGAAATTAGGACTATCTCAAGCGAAACCGTAATTCCACTTGAATATACCTTTAATGGATCTACGACAACAATAGATGTAGATGTCAATCCAACACCAGTAGTTAATCCAGATGAAATTTTAATTAAAGGTGGGGCAATTTCAAAAGACAATCCAAGTGTTATTAATTGGAACTCAAGGATAAATTTTGCTAATGAGCCGATCAATAACGCAATAATAGTAGATTCCCTTGGACCAGGGCAAGAGTTTATCCAAGACAGTGTGGTACTGACTAAACAAGCTTTCGATGCTTACGGAGTTGATATTCCGCCATCATCAGTTGTGCCTACATCGGATTACACGTTAACATTTGATAGCCCAACGAAAATGACATTAGACTTGGGGAATATTACTCAAAGTTATCGATTAACTTATCAAACAAAAATCACAGATACTTCGCTGGATGTCTACACAAATAACATTGTCATTTCAGGTGACAATATTCAGCCTTACTCCATAGATGTCGAAAGCGATACATCGAGCGGCAGTGGAACAGCGGGTGGAGATTTTGGCTCGTTTGAATTAATAAAAGTGGATAAAAATAATCATACCGTTAATTTGGCGGATGCTGAGTTTACTCTTAAGTCAGATGTTACAGGTACTATCTATAATTTGACAACGAATACATCTGGTAAAGCATCATTAGATAACTTACCGCTGGGAGATTATACTTTAACAGAAACGAAAGCTCCAGCAGGCTACCACCTTGATAGTAATCCAGTAAAAGTAACAATCAACAGTACTAGTAAAGCAAGTTATACTTTCGAAAACGAACAACTGCCACCTATGAATGGAGCTGTTGAAGTCACAAAAGTAGATAGTGCAGATGCAACCATTTATTTAGCAGATGCTGAATTTAATTTAGTAGATGAGAATAATAATGTAGTGCAAACGGTCACAACCAATGAAGCTGGAAAAGCAGATTTAAGTAATCTTGCACCAGGAGAATACCAACTAATTGAAACAAAAGCACCAGCAGGATACCAAATAGATTCAACACCGATTCCAGTAAGTGTGAAAGCAGACGAAACAAGCAATATCACAGTGGAAAATGTAAAAACACCACCGGCGCCAGCTCCACAAGCGCCACAAGCTCCAGTGACACCAACAGAACCTAGCAAACCAGTGACGCCAAAAAATTCAAATGAGAGTCAAATCTCTGTCAAAGAAGAAAACCAAAAATCATCCAAAAAACTACCAAAGACAGGAGAAAAGAACCAAACATTATTTTTGGCTCTTTTAGGAGTAGGATTGCTGTTTTCTGCTTATCGATTAATGAAAACTACTAAAGCTAATTAA